A region from the Microcella frigidaquae genome encodes:
- the ftsH gene encoding ATP-dependent zinc metalloprotease FtsH, with translation MKLKRITRGPFLYIVAGALVLWVGFALLSGIGGFRQISTQQGLEFLQEAELTSVKIVDGEQRVDIVLAEPDDEYGQNVQFYYVAPRGPAIVEAVDAANVAEEFTDEVPQTNFFVSLLGLIIPFLIIGVIFYFLLTRLQGGGGRVMQFGKSRAKLVSKETPQVTFADVAGADEAIEELEEIKDFLKDPTRFQAVGARIPKGVLLYGPPGTGKTLLARSVAGEAGVPFYSISGSDFVEMFVGVGASRVRDLFTQAKENAPAIIFVDEIDAVGRHRGAGMGGGHDEREQTLNQMLVEMDGFEANTNVIMIAATNRPDILDPALLRPGRFDRQIQVDAPDMKGRQRILEVHAKGKPMAENVDLEVLARKTPGYTGADLANVLNEAALLTARAHEQIITNEALDEAVDRVMAGPQRRTRVMRDHEKLITAYHEGGHALAAAAMRNTDPVTKVTILPRGRALGYTMVLPVDDKYSVTRNELLDQLAYAMGGRVAEEIVFHDPTTGASNDIEKATAIARRMVTEYGMSATIGAVKLGQSSGEVFLGRDMGHQRDYSDSVAERVDAEVRALVDQAHDEAWQVINDNREILDRLATELLEKETLDHLQLAEIFADVKKLPERPQWLSSLGRPLPNIPPVPMPTKAPVDAGVLASEAADAPVRKKRAPRAKVAESADTAPARAKRAPRARGTEPAADSTADGARD, from the coding sequence ATGAAGCTCAAGCGCATCACTCGAGGACCCTTCCTCTACATCGTCGCCGGCGCCCTCGTGCTGTGGGTCGGCTTCGCCCTGCTCAGCGGCATCGGCGGGTTCCGGCAGATCAGCACCCAGCAGGGCCTCGAGTTTCTGCAGGAGGCGGAGCTCACGAGCGTGAAGATCGTCGACGGCGAGCAGCGCGTCGACATCGTGCTCGCCGAGCCCGACGATGAGTACGGCCAGAACGTGCAGTTCTACTACGTGGCGCCCCGCGGCCCCGCGATCGTCGAGGCCGTCGACGCCGCGAACGTCGCGGAGGAGTTCACCGACGAGGTGCCGCAGACGAACTTCTTCGTCAGCCTGCTCGGCCTGATCATCCCCTTCCTGATCATCGGCGTCATCTTCTACTTCCTCCTCACCCGCCTGCAGGGCGGCGGCGGCCGGGTCATGCAGTTCGGCAAGTCGCGCGCGAAGCTCGTCAGCAAGGAGACCCCTCAGGTCACCTTCGCCGATGTCGCCGGAGCCGATGAGGCCATCGAGGAGCTCGAGGAGATCAAGGACTTCCTGAAGGACCCGACGCGGTTCCAGGCGGTCGGCGCGCGGATTCCGAAGGGCGTGCTGCTCTACGGCCCGCCCGGAACCGGCAAGACGCTGCTCGCCCGCTCGGTCGCGGGCGAGGCGGGCGTGCCGTTCTACTCGATCTCGGGCTCCGACTTCGTCGAGATGTTCGTCGGCGTCGGCGCGAGCCGCGTGCGCGACCTCTTCACGCAGGCCAAGGAGAACGCGCCGGCCATCATCTTCGTCGACGAGATCGACGCCGTCGGCCGTCACCGCGGCGCCGGCATGGGCGGCGGTCACGACGAGCGCGAGCAGACGCTCAACCAGATGCTCGTCGAGATGGACGGCTTCGAGGCCAACACCAACGTCATCATGATCGCGGCCACCAACCGGCCCGACATCCTTGACCCCGCCCTGCTGCGCCCGGGCCGCTTCGACCGGCAGATCCAGGTCGACGCCCCCGACATGAAGGGCCGCCAGAGGATTCTGGAGGTGCATGCCAAGGGCAAGCCCATGGCCGAGAACGTCGACCTCGAGGTGCTCGCCCGCAAGACGCCCGGCTACACCGGCGCCGACCTGGCGAACGTGCTCAACGAGGCCGCGCTGCTGACCGCCCGCGCCCACGAGCAGATCATCACCAACGAGGCGCTCGACGAGGCCGTCGACCGCGTCATGGCCGGCCCGCAGCGCCGCACCCGCGTGATGCGCGACCACGAGAAGCTCATCACCGCCTATCACGAGGGTGGGCACGCGCTCGCGGCCGCCGCGATGCGCAACACCGACCCGGTGACCAAGGTGACGATCCTGCCGCGCGGCCGCGCCCTCGGTTACACGATGGTGCTGCCCGTCGACGACAAGTACTCGGTCACCCGCAACGAGCTGCTCGACCAGCTGGCCTACGCCATGGGCGGCCGCGTCGCAGAAGAGATCGTCTTCCACGACCCGACGACCGGTGCGAGCAACGACATCGAGAAGGCCACGGCGATCGCCCGCCGCATGGTCACCGAGTACGGCATGAGCGCCACCATCGGCGCCGTGAAGCTCGGCCAGTCGAGCGGCGAGGTCTTCCTCGGCCGCGACATGGGTCACCAGCGCGACTACAGCGACAGCGTCGCCGAGCGCGTCGACGCCGAGGTGCGGGCGCTCGTCGACCAGGCGCACGACGAGGCGTGGCAGGTCATCAACGACAACCGCGAGATTCTCGACCGCCTGGCGACGGAGCTTCTCGAGAAGGAGACCCTCGACCACCTGCAGCTCGCCGAGATCTTCGCCGACGTCAAGAAGCTGCCCGAGCGCCCGCAGTGGCTCTCGAGCCTGGGCCGACCGCTGCCGAACATCCCGCCGGTGCCGATGCCGACCAAGGCGCCCGTCGATGCGGGCGTCCTCGCCAGCGAGGCGGCCGACGCACCCGTGCGGAAGAAGCGCGCCCCGCGGGCGAAGGTCGCCGAGAGCGCCGACACCGCACCCGCCCGCGCCAAGCGCGCCCCGCGGGCGAGGGGCACCGAGCCCGCCGCCGACTCGACCGCCGACGGCGCGCGCGACTGA
- the folE gene encoding GTP cyclohydrolase I has protein sequence MTVDTRRIEAAVAEILVAIGEDPARPGLATTPQRVAEAYAEFFAGVGVDPVPLLQDELATQDAPERTGEVVLLRDIALRSICEHHLLPFVGVAHVAYLPGERLVGLGSITRCVETLASRPQLQERLGEQIVDALESALAPQGVLVVLDARHGCVGARGPRQAESTTVTVAASGMLADPARRTEVMALIGGGAA, from the coding sequence ATGACCGTCGACACCCGCCGCATTGAGGCGGCCGTCGCTGAGATCCTCGTCGCCATCGGCGAGGATCCGGCCCGGCCCGGCCTCGCCACCACCCCGCAGCGGGTCGCCGAGGCCTACGCCGAGTTCTTCGCCGGGGTCGGCGTCGACCCCGTGCCGCTGCTGCAGGACGAGCTCGCGACGCAAGACGCCCCCGAGCGCACCGGCGAGGTCGTGCTGCTGCGCGACATCGCGCTGCGCTCGATCTGCGAGCACCACCTGCTGCCGTTCGTCGGCGTGGCCCACGTGGCCTACCTGCCCGGCGAGCGGCTCGTCGGTCTGGGCAGCATCACGCGCTGCGTCGAGACCCTCGCCTCGCGCCCGCAGCTGCAGGAGCGCCTCGGCGAGCAGATCGTCGACGCCCTCGAGTCCGCGCTCGCACCGCAGGGCGTGCTCGTCGTGCTCGACGCGCGGCACGGCTGCGTCGGCGCGCGGGGCCCGCGGCAGGCCGAGAGCACGACGGTCACGGTCGCCGCGAGCGGGATGCTCGCCGACCCCGCGCGCCGCACCGAGGTGATGGCGCTCATCGGCGGGGGCGCCGCGTGA